Proteins encoded by one window of Actinocorallia herbida:
- a CDS encoding lysine N(6)-hydroxylase/L-ornithine N(5)-oxygenase family protein produces the protein MTSTAEHVHDLVGIGFGPSNLALAIALREEGGDLDAVFLERQPAFGWHRGMLIEGTTMQVSFLKDLATMRNPSSSFSFLHYLKERGRLVDFINHKTMFPSRLEFHDYLEWAAARFTDQVEYGTEVLAVRPVVEDGAVVACEIVATKDGETVVRRARNLVIATGLEPAVPAGIALGDRVWHSHELLRRLPGLRGPRRLLVLGAGQSGAEVVDHLHQSYPDTEVCAVFAKYGYTPADDSSFANRIFDPAAVDHFHYAPEDVKRMLLDYHGSTNYSVVDLDLIDELYRRVYQEKVQGKERLRILNVSRVLDLTEHADGVSALVEYLPTGERTVLEADALVCATGYRSRDPLGMLGDLAAHCVRRPDGGPDIARDYRIATAPEVRCGIYLQGATERTHGLGSTLLSNTAVRAGEIVQSLVRARRLVTV, from the coding sequence ATGACCAGCACCGCAGAGCATGTCCACGACCTGGTGGGGATCGGTTTCGGTCCCTCCAACCTCGCTCTGGCGATCGCCTTGCGCGAAGAGGGCGGTGACCTCGACGCGGTCTTCCTCGAGCGGCAGCCCGCGTTCGGCTGGCATCGCGGCATGCTCATCGAGGGCACCACGATGCAGGTCTCGTTCCTCAAGGACCTCGCGACGATGCGGAACCCGTCGAGCTCCTTCAGCTTCCTGCACTACCTGAAGGAGCGCGGCAGGCTCGTCGACTTCATCAACCACAAGACGATGTTCCCGTCGCGGTTGGAGTTCCACGACTACCTCGAGTGGGCGGCCGCGAGATTCACCGACCAGGTGGAGTACGGGACCGAGGTGCTCGCGGTCCGGCCCGTCGTCGAGGACGGCGCCGTGGTGGCGTGCGAGATCGTGGCCACCAAGGACGGCGAGACCGTGGTGCGCCGGGCCCGCAACCTGGTGATCGCCACCGGGCTCGAGCCCGCCGTGCCCGCCGGGATCGCGCTGGGCGACCGGGTGTGGCACAGCCACGAGCTGCTGCGCCGCCTGCCCGGGCTGCGCGGCCCGCGCAGGCTGCTGGTGCTGGGCGCGGGGCAGAGCGGCGCGGAGGTCGTCGACCACCTGCACCAGTCCTACCCCGACACCGAGGTGTGCGCGGTCTTCGCCAAGTACGGCTACACCCCGGCCGACGACAGCAGCTTCGCCAACCGCATCTTCGACCCGGCCGCGGTGGACCACTTCCACTACGCGCCCGAGGACGTGAAGCGGATGCTGCTGGACTACCACGGGTCCACCAACTACTCCGTCGTCGACCTCGACCTCATCGACGAGCTGTACCGGCGCGTCTACCAGGAGAAGGTGCAGGGCAAGGAGCGGCTCCGCATCCTCAACGTCTCGCGGGTCCTGGACCTCACCGAGCACGCCGACGGCGTCAGCGCGCTGGTGGAGTACCTGCCTACGGGTGAGCGGACCGTCCTGGAAGCCGACGCCCTGGTCTGCGCGACCGGCTACCGCAGCCGCGACCCCCTCGGCATGCTCGGCGACCTCGCCGCCCACTGCGTGCGGCGCCCCGACGGAGGCCCGGACATCGCCCGCGACTACCGCATCGCCACCGCCCCCGAGGTGCGCTGCGGCATCTACCTCCAGGGCGCGACCGAGCGGACGCACGGGCTCGGCTCGACCCTGCTGTCCAACACCGCGGTGCGGGCCGGGGAGATCGTGCAGTCCCTCGTGCGCGCCCGGCGGCTCGTGACGGTCTGA
- a CDS encoding TetR/AcrR family transcriptional regulator has protein sequence MSDSGRTAILRAARRAFAFHPYDMVTLRAIAAEAGVSAALIVKHFGGKEQLFEAVADFSGDVEALLAVPLADLGRHLVETAVMVRHRDLPPPLIRVVFGIGAGDERELLLRRFREQATDRLAALLPGPRAALRAELVWAQFLGLSTVLSLHKQGAIMAADPAEVIGRYAPAVQALIDG, from the coding sequence GTGAGCGACTCGGGCCGCACCGCGATCCTGCGGGCCGCCCGCCGGGCGTTCGCCTTCCACCCGTACGACATGGTGACGCTGCGCGCCATCGCGGCCGAGGCGGGGGTGAGCGCCGCCCTCATCGTCAAGCACTTCGGCGGCAAGGAGCAGCTGTTCGAGGCGGTCGCGGACTTCTCCGGCGACGTCGAGGCGCTGCTCGCGGTCCCGCTCGCCGACCTCGGCCGCCACCTCGTGGAGACCGCGGTCATGGTCCGGCACCGGGACCTGCCCCCGCCGCTCATCCGGGTGGTGTTCGGCATCGGCGCGGGCGACGAGCGGGAGCTGCTGCTGCGCCGCTTCCGCGAGCAGGCCACCGACCGCCTCGCCGCGCTGCTCCCCGGCCCGCGCGCGGCGCTGCGCGCGGAGCTGGTGTGGGCGCAGTTCCTCGGGCTCAGCACCGTGCTGAGCCTGCACAAGCAGGGCGCGATCATGGCCGCCGACCCCGCCGAGGTCATCGGCCGGTACGCCCCGGCCGTCCAGGCGCTCATCGACGGCTGA
- a CDS encoding MFS transporter, with amino-acid sequence MNRRTPPITTVLASSGTVVALMQTITVPMLPTLPEITGSAPADVSWVVTATLLSGSVATPLLGRAGDMYGRRRVLLWALAVVVVGSLVCALSSMLPLLILGRALQGVGLAATPLGISILRDELPPERVAGGVALMSATIGIGAAIGLPIAAFVIEYVSWHAMFWVCAVAAFGVLLLVRWAVPESPRAAHQRFDYPGAVGLTAILVCLMLAVTKGPDWGFTAPSTLGLAGAALVLALVWGRYELRRPAPLLDLRVAARPAVLLANLAALFVGFAFYANSLSTAQLVQEPESTGYGLGLSIVAGGLCLLPGGLAMAFLAPVSARLTNRRGAKTTVALASIVIALGYVVRYAASHVLWSIILGATVVAIGTALAYSALPVLIMGAIPVSETGEATGVNTLMRMVGQAGSSAMSAAVLSHLVIGGDPSLDAYLLIFLIAGAAAVCALVLALMVPRRPLAVRAPLVEPVAEPA; translated from the coding sequence GTGAACAGACGTACACCCCCCATCACCACGGTTCTCGCCTCCTCGGGCACCGTCGTCGCGCTGATGCAGACGATCACCGTCCCGATGCTGCCGACCCTGCCGGAGATCACCGGGAGCGCGCCCGCGGACGTCAGCTGGGTCGTCACCGCGACCCTGCTCAGCGGCTCCGTCGCCACTCCGCTCCTCGGCCGCGCGGGCGACATGTACGGCAGGCGGCGCGTCCTGCTCTGGGCGCTGGCCGTGGTGGTCGTCGGGTCCCTGGTCTGCGCGCTGTCCTCCATGCTTCCGCTGCTCATCCTCGGCCGGGCCCTCCAGGGCGTCGGCCTCGCCGCGACCCCGCTCGGCATCAGCATCCTGCGCGACGAGCTGCCGCCCGAGCGGGTCGCCGGAGGGGTCGCGCTGATGAGCGCGACCATCGGCATCGGCGCGGCCATCGGACTGCCGATCGCCGCGTTCGTCATCGAGTACGTGAGCTGGCACGCCATGTTCTGGGTGTGCGCGGTCGCCGCCTTCGGCGTGCTGCTGCTCGTCCGCTGGGCGGTGCCGGAGTCGCCGCGCGCCGCGCACCAGCGGTTCGACTACCCGGGCGCGGTCGGGCTGACCGCGATCCTGGTGTGCCTGATGCTGGCGGTCACCAAGGGCCCCGACTGGGGCTTCACCGCGCCCTCGACGCTCGGCCTCGCCGGCGCCGCCCTGGTGCTCGCGCTCGTCTGGGGCCGGTACGAGCTGCGCCGTCCCGCGCCGCTGCTCGACCTGCGCGTCGCGGCCCGGCCCGCGGTGCTGCTGGCCAACCTCGCCGCGCTGTTCGTCGGCTTCGCCTTCTACGCCAACTCGCTGTCGACCGCGCAGCTCGTGCAGGAGCCGGAGAGCACCGGCTACGGCCTCGGCCTGTCGATCGTGGCGGGCGGCCTGTGCCTGCTGCCCGGCGGCCTGGCGATGGCGTTCCTCGCGCCGGTCTCGGCGCGCCTCACCAACCGGCGCGGCGCGAAGACCACCGTCGCCCTGGCCTCGATCGTGATCGCGCTAGGCTATGTGGTCCGATACGCCGCGAGCCACGTCCTGTGGTCGATCATCCTGGGAGCCACCGTTGTCGCCATCGGCACCGCCCTGGCCTACTCCGCGCTCCCGGTGCTGATCATGGGCGCCATCCCGGTCAGCGAGACGGGCGAGGCGACGGGCGTCAACACGCTCATGCGGATGGTCGGGCAGGCCGGGTCCAGCGCGATGAGCGCCGCGGTGCTCAGCCACCTGGTCATCGGCGGCGATCCCAGCCTCGACGCGTACCTGCTCATCTTCCTCATCGCCGGCGCCGCCGCGGTCTGCGCCCTGGTGCTCGCGCTGATGGTGCCTCGCCGCCCGCTCGCCGTGCGCGCCCCCCTGGTCGAGCCCGTCGCGGAGCCCGCGTGA
- a CDS encoding polysaccharide deacetylase family protein, with translation MRKLAVAVTAALALVAVLVLGASVAIGMAGLGVVAVVGDVHLLPEGPAPGAGGRSVVPVIAADAEARRGLPRTDAYPHDCAVAKCVALTFDDGPGPYTAELLKTLKDEKVRATFFVLGEKVAENPDVLRATAEAGHQIGNHTWDHRDLTRLDAAAVRSELTRTSDLVRQVAGVRPSVMRPPYGSSDRKVAKELEALGLPEVTWTIDPQDWRGLSRDAVAAKVLKEVQPGEIVLLHDIKRDSVRAVPRIVAELKKRGYVFATVSELLAPAVVTPGVQYRGLL, from the coding sequence ATGAGGAAGCTCGCGGTGGCGGTGACGGCCGCGCTCGCGCTGGTGGCGGTGCTCGTGCTCGGGGCGAGTGTGGCCATCGGGATGGCGGGGCTCGGCGTCGTCGCGGTCGTCGGCGACGTCCACCTGCTGCCGGAGGGCCCGGCCCCGGGCGCCGGGGGCAGGTCGGTGGTCCCGGTGATCGCCGCGGACGCCGAGGCGCGCCGCGGCCTCCCCCGCACCGACGCCTATCCGCACGACTGCGCGGTGGCCAAGTGCGTCGCGCTGACGTTCGACGACGGCCCCGGCCCCTACACCGCGGAACTGCTGAAGACGCTGAAGGACGAGAAGGTCAGGGCGACCTTCTTCGTGCTGGGCGAGAAGGTCGCCGAGAATCCCGACGTGCTGCGCGCGACGGCCGAGGCGGGGCACCAGATCGGGAACCACACCTGGGACCACCGCGACCTCACCCGGCTGGACGCCGCGGCCGTGCGGTCGGAGCTGACCCGGACGTCAGATCTCGTCCGCCAGGTCGCCGGGGTGCGCCCGTCGGTCATGCGGCCGCCGTACGGGTCGAGCGACCGGAAGGTGGCCAAGGAGCTGGAGGCGCTCGGGCTGCCGGAGGTCACCTGGACGATCGATCCGCAGGACTGGCGCGGCCTGTCGCGCGACGCGGTCGCCGCGAAGGTGCTGAAGGAGGTCCAGCCGGGCGAGATCGTGCTCCTGCACGACATCAAGCGGGACAGCGTGCGGGCGGTGCCGCGGATCGTCGCGGAGCTCAAGAAGCGCGGCTATGTCTTCGCCACGGTCTCGGAGCTGCTCGCCCCGGCCGTCGTGACCCCGGGCGTCCAGTACCGCGGTCTGCTCTGA